The genomic region CGTACGCTTAGTGGTACTTCGGCAGGCTCAGCAGAGCTGTGAGAGCTGCACTGGTGGCTATTTTGCCATCAGCCGCCTACTCGATTGTAAGCCGTTAATTTTTGTTTTTCATTCGTTTATCATATTTTAAGAACCAATCATATAATTCCTGCTCAGGATAAATTTGCCAAAAAATTCCATGACCCGCATCTGGATCCAAGGTGAATTTCATATGTTGATTTTTCCCTTCTAATCTTTGGATAACTCTTTCTGTGTCCTCAAATTGAACCACATTATCTTTTTTCCCGTGAAAAGCCCAAATAGGCATATCAACCAGATTTTCAATATTTTTGTCGAGATACTCAATATGACTCGTAAATCCATTCACGGGAGCAATAGCAGCAAATTTTTCTGGATATTTTATTGCCAGATACCATGTTCCAGCACCGCCCAAACTCAATCCTGTTAAATAGACTTTATTTGTATCCACTCTATATTTTGTAATAATTTCCTCATAAAAATTATCAAACCAGTTGTCTGTTGACCATCTATGATTCAATGGACATTGTGGAGCAACAATAACAAATGGGAATTCACGCCCCCTCCATATTTGATCAGGTATACCATATGTATAGAGCTTTATTGTATCTGTGCCTCTTGCTGAGCCTCCATGCAGATATATTATTAATGGCCATTTTTTTATTGTATCATCTTTGTATTCTTTTGGCACATACGATATATAATGATAATTAGTATCTATTGGATTTATTTTCAGCCCTTTATCAAGAACCATATCGCAACTCAATTTCCCATTTTTCGTCCAACTTTTATAAGAACCATGCATTTGTCCCTTACCATTTTCAATGTCTCCTTTTATCCAATGGCTGATTGAACTCATTTGCCCGTTTGGATACCATTCTTCATCCAGACCGTGATGGCTACCATCAACATAATTGATTCGAGAATCGCGTTGTCCGTTCTCATACCACGTTTGATAAAGTCCTTGTTTTGTATTTGAATGATAATTACATTGAAGCTTCTCCTTAAAATACTTATCAAGCCTGCTATATGTAGCATCCATCTGAATTTGACCATTTTCGTAATAATCCCTTACATGATATAATTTTGTACTATCGTCAAATTCAACAATTCTTTTGTAGATAATAGTATCTCTATTATGAGGAATGTGAAGCAAGAGTGTATCAATATCCTGAGATTTAACATTCTCAGAAATTATTAATAGGATTATGGAAAGAATTATGTATTTCATTTTTATGGGTTATAACATTAGTATAAACATAAAATTCCGTTTATTTCTTTATTATTATTTGTTTTAAATATCCATATCGTAGAAGGGATTATTAATTTCATTGAACTTTGTGCTTGATGCCTGAGTGTATATTTCAGTTGTCATATTTGTTTCATGTTCTAATATTGATTGACTTTGCTAAACATTAATTTAAATTAAAAATACCATTGCAAAAATATAAGAATTCTGTAAGCTCGCAAAGTATTTTTATCTTTTTTACATTAAACCAGGAGAAATAATCCATCAGAGCATTAACTCAAATATTCTTTTGCTTAATGATACGCTAAGTATGAGAATCGTATCCCAATGTTTCGGGAGTGGGAGAGCAGCATTGGTTCCGATTTTCGGGTTCTTTTGACTACTCAATTGGCATTTTATTATATTTTCTTTTCTTCCCATACTACTATAGCTAATAAGACTTTGTTATTCAAATATTATTACCCAATTTAATGTTAGTATATTTTTCAGTAACTTTATAATTATAATCCGGATAATCATATATAGGAATTCGTTGTTCTGTCTCGCCAATCGAGTACCCCCAAATACTTTCATAATCTAAAATATCTTCTCCAATGTCTTCGAGCTGGCGGAGGTATTCACTAAGGGATTTGGATTCAATAATGATCACCTTGTCCATTTTTTTCATTAAAGGACTATGGTTCCGGGTGTGATCCAGTTCAAACTCTAGTATCCTTCGTCCATAACGTGTAATACCGATGGTGCGAAATGTAAGACTTTTCCCAACCCCTGGTAAATTAAGTACATTTCTGTCGGTACCTAAAAATGGCAAGCCACTTTTTTTCATCAGTTCTGCCATATCTTCTACAATTGAAGCGGCATTGTTTGGAAAATCTTTGATAATTGAATAATACTTTTCAGGAATTTTACCTATCAGCTTTTCTTCCATCTGTTCCTGAACAGCCCTTTCGTTGGTGGCAAAATTGAAATTATTCTCCATATACCCTTTTACACTAAAAGTATAATAATTGATAATACCTATTTTGTTTAATACTTTCCGAAGCTTAGCGGCATGGCCTCTTCTGGAAGCCGCAGTAATAAATAC from Bacteroidota bacterium harbors:
- a CDS encoding prolyl oligopeptidase family serine peptidase, producing MKYIILSIILLIISENVKSQDIDTLLLHIPHNRDTIIYKRIVEFDDSTKLYHVRDYYENGQIQMDATYSRLDKYFKEKLQCNYHSNTKQGLYQTWYENGQRDSRINYVDGSHHGLDEEWYPNGQMSSISHWIKGDIENGKGQMHGSYKSWTKNGKLSCDMVLDKGLKINPIDTNYHYISYVPKEYKDDTIKKWPLIIYLHGGSARGTDTIKLYTYGIPDQIWRGREFPFVIVAPQCPLNHRWSTDNWFDNFYEEIITKYRVDTNKVYLTGLSLGGAGTWYLAIKYPEKFAAIAPVNGFTSHIEYLDKNIENLVDMPIWAFHGKKDNVVQFEDTERVIQRLEGKNQHMKFTLDPDAGHGIFWQIYPEQELYDWFLKYDKRMKNKN